The DNA region ggattaacacagtggttgcaacaatgagctcaagcatagcaacgattgtaaggatggctcaggaccgggcagtgttttgttctgttgtgcatagggttgctataagtcggaaccgactcggtggcacctaacaacaacaacaactgaggtGGCTGTGGGTCCAGTTCAGTCTGGGTTTCTGTAAGACCCTTGAGTAGTCTAATTGTCTTCTTTTAATGTGACTGCTCTAGACTGTGATCCTCAGAGGGCTGCAAagattttattctttcctttgctATCTAAATCCTGTTATTGGCAGCAGATTCCTCCACCTTTTTGATTACAGATAACATCTTGGCTGTTTTGATGGGGATGATGTAGCAGGAAAGTGTATACTTCGCAAGTATTGGTCACAAAGCATAAGCTCCTGGCCTGAGGCCCAACCCTTGGAGATATTCTATTTATTCTTTCAACCAGTGTTCATTGAGTTCCTGGTTGCTGCCAAATTTAGACACATGTACTCACTGTATACACAGAGAGGAAGCACCAACAGCTCCTTCATGGGAAGCCTGTCATAGTATTTCAGGGACAAGGTCAAGTCAAGTAGGCTTGTGGGCTATTTGTAGAGTAGGAGTGAGGTAGCAGGACGTGAGAAAACCTCTCCCCTCAGGGGCACTGCAGatcccttttgcttttcctgaGGGTATGTCTGGAGCTTAGGCTGGCTGCTAGGATGGAGGTGGAGCTGGGCCCATGAAGGGGCAAGTGGGGTGGTAGAAAAGTTTGATTCCCAGGGATATTTTAATGGGATCACTATGGGGAGATTGTCatgatttttccatcttttgacttgtgtgtgcgtgtgtgtgtttgtgttgagAATTCTTGTTGTATAGTTCAAAGTGTTCCCCTCACTCATCCTGATCCCACTGAAAGGAACAAAGTAGTCAGTTCTGAAGAAAACGAATGAGTCAAGGAAGGCGTGAGTATAATAAATGTGGATTCTGTCAGTCCAGAGAAATCCATTCAAATCTCACTGTCCACTGGGGGAGTGGATCAGGGAATGACTTAGGGAGAAGTGAGCAGGAGAGAgtggagacacacacacaagcctGGAAAAACTAATTTATTGGGATTTTTGGAGACATAACCATCAAGAGTCTCTGTGTGCATCTGAGAGCCTCTCCTTGACCGTGGTTGGTGTAGGGACACCTCAGAGCAGTGAGTTGCGAGGAAACCCCTGCTGGTCAGGCTAGGTCAGGTTTCTGGGGTTAGTTCTTCACCAGGATTTGATCAATCCAAGACCAGCGATAGGAGATTTGAGTGAAAACAACTGGTAGCTGTCCATCACTTTGCCCATAGGCAATAATGCCCTGGGCCAccccatatttgttgttgattttgctgagtctgtatttttcccttgtattgtattttgatgagtgggatagtttgtctcctttgtggttaccttattatttacccctatttttctaaatttaaatgtaacttttatttctttgtatcgccatatcttcctctccatatagaaggtgTATGATTTCATTGTTTTCTTGGATTTCACTGTCTGGggtgacttctggttgctctgcccagtgttctagtcttgggttgatacctgatattattgattttctaaccaaaaaactccctttagtatttcttgcagttttggtttggtttttatgaattccctcaacttgtgtttatctggaaatgtcttaatttcaccttcatatttaagagacagttttgctggatacatgattcttggcaggcaatttttttccttcaattttttaaaatatgtcatcccattgccttcttgcctgcatggtttctgccgagtagtccgagcttattcttattggctctcctttgtagctgacttttcatttatcccttgctgctcttataattgtctctttatctttggttttggcaagtttgattataatatgtcttggtgactttcttttaacatctaccttatgtagagttcaatgagcatcttggatagatatcttctcatctttcacaatatcagggaagttttctgccaacaaatcttcaacaattttctctgtattttctgttatccctccctgttctggtactccagtcgctcataggttatttctcttgatagagtcccacatgattcttaaggcttcttcattttttaaaattcttttatctgatttttcttcaaatatattagtgccaagtgatttatcttcgagttcagaaattctagcttctacttgctcaattctgcccctctgactttctattgagttgtctaattctgtaattttattgttaatcttctgaatttctggttgctgtctgtctgtggatttttccagcttattaaacttttcattatgttcctgaataatctttccagtttctttaattgctttatctatgtgttccttggcttgttctgcgtattgcctcatttcctttctgatatcTTGAatggctctgtatattaaacttttgtattctgcatctggtaattccaggaatgcactttcatctagaagatccctggattctttgttttaagagcctgttgaggtgatcatcgtctgtttctttatgtgacttggtattgactgttgtctccaagccctctataagttattgtattagtttatgcttgcttactgtgtcatagctgcttgctttgttttgttttggtatacccctatgggttgcttgagtgagctagcttgattatttttgcctttggagctctggtgtcctgttcccagctggctagagctgttatcaagtatatcagtctaggagtccaatcagttttcttgtatgaattcagctcaggtttccaggtagctgatcatcaagtatgtggtacaggctctgtcctacagtcttagagggcaggggtgattggtgtatttactggtatctgattgcagcagggggttaggctctgaacaaggcaggggcctgagaactgacccccgagtgtctctgaggaaaacacgtccctgttccctagagcatgcttgtgggtgggttctgcagatggaccatgggcacccaaagtttttggtcataaggactgggaggtaccagttacctttggacccctgttgcaggtggctgggtgacctgattggagctaccagtccttagatccccgatgtgggtaggtgaggaccttgtttaataggcaaagcaatgtcaaacatcaaacacccacctctccaccgcacagctgaaatggttggagtttgccaataagggcctgttctcccgaaataggcccacacaggtccatgcagaagagaaaggtgcttaaggtccatggatggtttatgcctggacaggagccgcttctgtcctgagctcccccagataatggagctagcaaattatcttttcccccaattgcaaatatttttcttccccaaggctgggagaatggctctaggtgctcaacagggtctatctcaggcccagagattcagccgctgaagccagcttgggggtggcggggcatggtaaaatatactccagtacttagcttttgctgagagtgccgttcttctcaggctccagaggtgtgagtaggctgtgtggctgtctgcttctccctgaggaaactgtggccgaacactagtaccagcatGCCACCACCGCTGCTGCCgctgccgctccgggaatggtgcctgagggctccccatgattcaggtctggtaactcttctccacttctgaaaggtctcttcctccccctgcccctcagttcattgtctaagcttgcctttcatgctcagggctcccagcttgtcacaaatatactcattatacttgttttttctggtctttgttgtaaagagggctcgctggaagcgtctgtctattctgccaccttggctctgcctcctgacTGGGTatcttaattctttttattttacttattagtTTTATCTAGGAGGTTGGGGGATTAAATATGAGCTAGAGTTGTCCTAGATTCCTAGGTGGCacattggctactaacctaaaggttgatggttcaaactcactcagtggctccgcaaaagaaaggcctgatgacccttgtcgtcaaagactatagccaagaaaacactatgaagcagtctattctgtaacacatggggttgccaagagttggaatagacttgacagcagtggctttggttttttagtgTTGCTCTTAGTAAAGAAGCAATGATTACTCATGTTAGTTGGTAGAGGAGGATGTTTAATCAATTTTGTGGCCTTCTGGGTCTTGTTCTAATTTGGTCAATATTCTGAGAACATAGTTGGGAATATCAGTTTAGCTGACAACTGTGAAGTTTTTATTATCTCCTCACCCACTACATCAGTTCTCCAACCCCATCCCTAACTCTGCCCCACCCCCTCTAACACATGACTTTTGTATTGATACTTGATGTCATGTTTTTATCCTGCTGATGGCCTCATTATTAATAGGGCAAAAGTGAGCTTGGTTCATGGGAAGCCCTAACAAAAGTTCTGGGGGAAGGGCCAGTGCACCTGGCCCAGTTTGTGTACTACCTCAGATTCTCTGGACCCCACTTAGTTGATGGCTCGCTTTGGGTTTAGGCTGGAGTAGCTCTAGTGACAGCTCACATTGTTCCCATGGTCATAAATCCCTAGTCAGTGCTGTCAGCACAGACCAAGGAATCCTCATGCACAGTGATGCCTGATAAGGAGAGATTGCTGTGCCTGAGCCCTGGCCCACTGGGCTCACAGACAGTATCAAAGACTAGGTGGAAGGGTGATATGTCCTGTGGACATTAGCCATATTTTTTCTTGATCACACCAGTTCTGGCATGAGCTTTCTCTCACCAAGGTTGATTCAGCTACTGCCAACACTGAATGCTCAACATCCCAGTAGCATAGACTATTGCTGAGCCCTTGAGATGACACTCTGCTTGGGGAGAACAGGCAGCCACCTAGTGAGATTACATCAGACTTATTCTACTTTGGAGGGAGCAGCTATTTGTTCTTATTGGTATTGACATCTACTTTAGATAtgactttctttctttgtctggaAGTGCAGGAATGTTCACTCCCCTTGGAGCAAACCTTGACCAATGGAACGTGAAAGATGGTCATATGTGCTAATCCTCTGCCCAATTGATATACTGTGCTAAGTCCCCAATAGTTAAAATATTTGGGGCTTGGAGCCAgtatataaacaaaataaaatagctaTTAATCCCATCCCCTAGAGATAACTACCATAATTATTTTGGTATAATTTACTTCAGTCTTTCCTGAtgcaaacataaaatatataCGTACAAAATGGAGATTCTACTCTGGGAAGATttctatatttcttttaaaaatgttacatTATATTGAAATTTCCTACATCATTAAATGTTTTTGGAAACAAAATTTTAATGAATTCAAAATATTCAACCATATGAATTTACCATTTAAACTTCATTTCATGGCTGTGGTTCTAAcactttttattattaaaaatgctGAGATTAAAATCTTCATACATGAATCTTTGTGTATatctctgattatttctttaaGATGAATTGCTAGAAATAGTTCACTTGGTCAAAGGGATTCACCACATCCTTGGAAGTGGCGAGTATTATCAGCCTCAGATTCCTGTAGTCTGTCCTTGTCCTGCCCTGCTTTTTCTCTTGCAGCCAGGGCAGTCGGAAAGAGTTTGTGCTGGGCAGGATCTAGGCTTCTACTTTCTGCTGGTGTGGGTGAAGCCCTTTGTGACTTAGTGTTGCTCATGCTGACCTTGTGATGCTGTTGCTCCTCATATCTGCTCCCAGTATCTGTTTTACAGCTGTGAGTGAGAGGCAATCTTCTCTGCAACACAAATTCAAAGCTCCACAGATGCTAGATCTTCTCTTATCTAGGTGGACTTTGAGGGAGGCCCTGTGTGGCAACAACGGCCTTTTTTATGTCATATGTCTAAACCAGCGGTTCTCAACTGGAGGTGATTTGGCACCCCTGGGGACATTTATCAATGTCTGGAGATGTTTTTAGTTGTCATAacttgggggagggggggattGCTACTGGCATCTGGTCGAGAGGCCAGGGATGGTGCTCAACATCCTATATTTCATTTGAAATTCAGAATGTTCTTATTGTTTCTGAATATCACTAAAGATATGTCAAAATTGGTATAGGGTTGATGATTAAGGCAAGGGAGGATCTGGTGTAATTTCTTGTCAAAGTTGGATATGTGAATTCTGCCTCTGTAGGGAAACCCTtccacttctttctttctctattttttcctccttgtcttctctctctctcacacactcacacacccacaATCCTTCCAAATCTTACAGACTTCTTGTGCTAGGAATCAGGTTGCTATGTGTAGGGAGAAGAGAGCAGCAGAGAGAGGAGACACACACTCAAGTCTGGAAGCAGGTCTTTATTGAAGTTTTTTGAGAGTTCTGTAATCCTCAGGAAATTTCTTGAGGCTCAGGGATGTGGCAAGGCTTCAGTAGGAACCAGAGGCAGGTCCAGAGTGAGTGGCACAGAGAACTTGGCTTGGATCCGGGTCTGGATTTTTTCTCAGGCTGACCCAGGCTTCTGGGgttaattcttcttcaggatCTCATTGATCCAAGGCCGGTAATGGGAGATTCGAGTGAAGATAGCTGGGGGCTTTGCATTCTGCTGTCCGTAGGAGACAATGCCCTGGGCTAACCCAGCACACAGAAGAGGGCTCCCAGAGTCTCCCTGTggagggacagagaaagagagagatagagCAGAAGGTGAGTTAAGGAAGTCCTCCACTTCTGCCTGTGGGACCCAATTCCTAGTTACAATCAGACCTAGAGTTAGACCCAGGAGCCTTGATTCCCCATGGGGTTGTACATTTTAGGTCCAATGCCCTCTTCCTTCCCTGGGACAGCTACCATGCCTTTTTCATGTTGCTCACATGCTCTATACAGCAGACTGGGAGGAAAGGTCAGAGACTGTACTGGACCATGGGAGGAGGGATCTGCAAAGGGACAGTTCTAGTTTTCTCTGTCCTTCAATCCCAAACCCtctcactggccgacaacctccTGACCCTATCTCCTCCCAGGAGAATTCTGGCACTCAACCAGTGATTTATAGGGAAGAACCCAAGTTTGAGAGTCACCTTAAATAtagattttatcttcctgggaTTGCCCACGCACAGCTGGAAATTGTGGTCAAAATTTGCATAGCGTTTGCAGGCTTGGGGATCCATGAGTCTTAGCTTCACCTCTTGTAGAGTGTTGGACGCAGGTTTGTCCACTCCTGTTCTTCCCCAGCCGGCCACCCGGCACATTCTCCCAGGTGGGACAAAATCGGATTGGGATGGGAGAGGGAGTGTTCCCACGGCCAGGGTCAGTTTGGCTTTCTCCTTTAACTGTGAAGGGAATGGGGGGCTGTCAGTGCTAGAAATGAGTCACAGAACAGTTGGGGGCAACCAGGGAGGATCAGGGCAAATAGCTTCCCACCAGAGCTAAGTTCAAACGGGTGAGCTGGGAGGGGGTACAGTTTAGAGTGAAGCCAGGGAAATTTCAGGGCAATGGGGACCTAAAGGAGAAGCCTAAGAGAACAAGAAGCAGAGAAGGGgaagaaagatgtcacctttagtaacatgatgtcattttgaaaagtagatttgttgtatcttggatgaggaaattgttttatgaccttgCGCTTCTGCCACGTGTCTTGTTTCTCTTTTATGTTATGGGCTCCAAGCACGACTGTTATAGAGCTATTGTGATGGAGAAAGAAGGACAAGGGGAAATCATGATGATTTGGCTCTTCTCCTGAGATGAACCCATTCTGAGAAAAGAGGATTGGATTCTGTCACTGGGTCTCTACTCATGCCTTTTTCTGGGGCACTTGTGGTGCTTGGAATGCTCAGGTTTACTTAGGTAACAGCTTttccagggaacagggacaacTTCCAGGACTCTCAGGAATTGCTGGGGACTGAGAaggtcatggagccctggtgacacagtagttaaatgctcagctgctaactgaaatgttggcagttggaagaacccaccagccacttagggggagaaagatgtggcactctgcttctgcaaagattacagccttggggaccctatagggcagttctactctgtcctatcgggttgatatgagtcagaatggactcgatagcagtggggttggtttttttgaGCTGGTCATGGAGGAACTACAGGGATGATGTTAGCATTTCCTAATCCAGGGAGATTATATAAGGACCAACCCTCTTGTGCTAGGGATAACAAAGCAAGGGGGAAGTGGTGGAGCCCCATGTGAACCTTGTTCTCTGTTTCCCATAAATAAGATGAGTTCTGGCCCCTAAGAGCTAAAGACCATGGCTCTCGAAAAGAGTATAGAGGAAGCAGCCTAGTAAACCAGGGCCCCCAAAGTGAGTCACATGTATTTTTGTTGGGGTGGGGGCGAAGGGGTGCTACTTTTAGAGGAGGGGCCCTTGAAGGGAATATCTCTTTCCTCAAGCCCAGTGACTGAGGTTCAGGGCATTACTCAAGTATGAGGCTCGTTTCTTCAAGCCCAACACCTCCTACTCCTTAAAGTTTATCCAGGTCTAGGAGCCCCTCCTCAGGCCACACCATGGGTTCCTACCATTTCTCCCCCACTTGAAGATCAACAAGAACCTATCTTCTCACCTTCCTGCACAGTGAGCAGCCGTCAGTACAAAGTCCCGTCTTATTAGGAAACCACCACAACTACCCAGCTGACCCCCAGAAGTGACAATTTCCAGGTAGGCCATGTGAGGGTGGGAGTGTGGCTTGCACTCTTTGCCTCCGATGATCTTCCCTGGAACAGAGAACCCCAGGGCTTGAACACAGGCAACATACTCTATACAGAGAATGCACAAGTTGGGTTA from Elephas maximus indicus isolate mEleMax1 chromosome 10, mEleMax1 primary haplotype, whole genome shotgun sequence includes:
- the LOC126083984 gene encoding chymase-like, with the translated sequence MRFLSLLLLVFLLSPRAEAGKIIGGKECKPHSHPHMAYLEIVTSGGQLGSCGGFLIRRDFVLTAAHCAGSSITVVLGAHNIKEKQDTWQKRKVIKQFPHPRYNKSTFQNDIMLLKLKEKAKLTLAVGTLPLPSQSDFVPPGRMCRVAGWGRTGVDKPASNTLQEVKLRLMDPQACKRYANFDHNFQLCVGNPRKIKSIFKGDSGSPLLCAGLAQGIVSYGQQNAKPPAIFTRISHYRPWINEILKKN